From Caldilineales bacterium, a single genomic window includes:
- a CDS encoding GMC family oxidoreductase: protein MTENYDLIIIGTGAGGGALAYALADSGMRILLIERGDFLPQEPQNWEPSANFKHKRYKPDEVWHDANGGGTFQPGVHYFVGGNTKVYGAALPRLRREDFGAIEHEGGTSPAWPISYDEMEPYYHRAEELYRVHGAPGEDPTEPPRSGPFPFPAMPHEPGIEQLGQRLRAQGLHPFHLPMGVDLREGGRCIRCKTCDGFPCQVLAKSEADVCCVRPAIAHANVGLWVRTKALRVLTDATGRRVTGVEVEKDGEQQIVRAGRYVISCGAVNSAALLLRSANDQHPHGLANRSGLVGRNYMVHNNTALMAIAPTRVNPTVFQKTMAVNDFYWRGPDFPYPMGNVQMLGKLQAGMLTAAKPLVPRPILQAMADRSVDWWVMSEDLPDPENRITLGSDGRIIVHWRPNNLVAHDRLIAASKRMMQEAGYPVVLIERMSIATNSHQCGVARFGLDPATSVLDPFCRTHEVDNLYVVDSSFFPSSAAMNPALTITAQALRVADHLRAA from the coding sequence ATGACAGAGAACTACGATCTGATCATCATTGGCACAGGCGCCGGCGGCGGCGCCCTGGCCTATGCCCTGGCCGATAGCGGCATGCGCATCTTGCTGATCGAACGCGGCGACTTCCTGCCGCAAGAACCGCAGAACTGGGAGCCGTCCGCCAACTTCAAACACAAACGCTACAAGCCCGACGAAGTCTGGCATGACGCCAACGGTGGGGGAACGTTCCAGCCGGGCGTACACTACTTCGTGGGCGGGAACACCAAAGTGTACGGGGCGGCGCTGCCGCGCCTGCGCCGAGAGGATTTCGGCGCCATCGAGCACGAAGGCGGCACGTCGCCCGCCTGGCCGATCTCGTACGACGAGATGGAGCCTTACTATCACCGGGCCGAGGAACTCTACCGGGTGCATGGCGCGCCCGGCGAAGACCCCACCGAGCCGCCCCGCTCCGGCCCCTTCCCCTTCCCGGCCATGCCCCACGAACCGGGCATCGAGCAGCTGGGCCAGCGCCTGCGGGCCCAGGGGCTGCATCCGTTCCACCTGCCCATGGGCGTAGACCTGCGCGAGGGTGGGCGTTGCATCCGCTGCAAAACCTGCGATGGCTTCCCCTGCCAGGTCCTGGCCAAAAGCGAAGCCGATGTCTGCTGCGTGCGCCCGGCCATCGCCCACGCCAATGTCGGGCTGTGGGTGCGCACAAAGGCGTTGCGCGTCCTCACCGACGCCACCGGCCGCCGTGTGACGGGCGTGGAAGTGGAAAAGGACGGGGAGCAGCAGATCGTCCGGGCCGGACGTTATGTCATCTCTTGCGGAGCCGTCAACTCGGCGGCGCTGCTGCTGCGCTCGGCCAACGACCAGCATCCCCACGGCCTGGCCAATCGTTCGGGGCTGGTGGGGCGCAACTACATGGTGCACAACAACACCGCCCTCATGGCCATCGCCCCCACCCGCGTCAACCCAACCGTCTTCCAGAAGACGATGGCCGTCAACGACTTCTATTGGCGCGGGCCAGATTTCCCCTACCCCATGGGCAATGTGCAGATGTTGGGCAAGCTGCAGGCCGGCATGTTGACGGCCGCCAAGCCGCTCGTCCCCCGCCCCATCCTGCAGGCGATGGCGGATCGCAGCGTCGATTGGTGGGTGATGTCCGAAGATTTGCCTGATCCCGAAAATCGCATTACCCTCGGCAGCGATGGCCGCATCATCGTCCATTGGCGACCCAACAACCTGGTCGCCCATGACCGGCTCATCGCCGCCTCCAAGCGCATGATGCAAGAGGCCGGTTACCCGGTTGTCCTGATCGAGCGCATGAGCATCGCCACCAACTCGCACCAATGCGGCGTCGCCCGCTTCGGCCTCGACCCGGCCACCTCTGTGCTCGACCCCTTCTGCCGCACGCACGAAGTCGACAACCTCTATGTGGTCGATTCCTCCTTCTTCCCCTCCTCGGCGGCCATGAACCCGGCCCTCACCATCACTGCCCAGGCCCTGCGCGTGGCCGACCATTTGCGCGCCGCTTGA
- a CDS encoding glycyl radical protein: protein MNSLLTHPPLSLDPTAGFPRAAWASTCPAARVAGIKQRLLQNQRQIDVERARFTTESYRQSEGEPMPIRRAKMLLHLVRSLSITIEPDEIIVGNRSLRPRMGVIAPEGAVDWIDRELDILPTRPQDRFEITPAQIDELRHGIFPYWRGKTLEDMVASRVPADVRVAMQGRAFSLNQTDHAQGHILPDVETWLRLGIGGLREKARRAGAMRGSPFDAAALIALQAAEEFILRYADLAAELARTSPDPARAAELEGMAGLCRRISARPPRTFHEALQAVWFLFVLLQVESNASSFSPGRFDQYMLPYLERDLNEGRLTLAQAQELLECLWLKFNEIVLLRSSHSARYFAGFPIGFNLVVGGQRADGADATNLLSTMCLRAQADLGLTQPNLSIRVHAGSPQEFLEAAAFVIGKGSGMPQVFNDEVIVPGQVNRGLPLAAARDYAIVGCVELSTPGKALGWSDAAMFNLTRVLELTLFGGRDPQTGEQIGLPTPCLDDMRSFAELEAAFDRQLAHFVALMVKGCTIVDRIHAEVLPSPFLSLVIDDCLDRGLDVTAGGARYNFSGVQGVQIANVADSLAAVEQAVFDEHWLSASDLLAALRSDFAGQEVLRQRLINRAPKYGNDDDRVDQFAGRWGDRYCQLVEQYQTIRGGVYQPGFYTVSAHVPMGAHVGATPDGRHVGAPLADGGLSPTAGRDRRGATAVLHSVSKLDLKLASNGTLLNMKFLPAFFDGPAALTKFAQLLRGFSALHIPHVQFNVVDAATLRAAQAHPDEYRSLVVRVAGYSAYFTELDQDLQDEIIRRSEFGDV from the coding sequence ATGAATTCCCTTCTCACTCACCCCCCGCTTTCCCTCGACCCCACCGCCGGCTTCCCCCGCGCCGCATGGGCCTCCACCTGCCCCGCCGCCCGCGTCGCCGGCATCAAGCAGCGCCTTTTACAAAACCAGCGCCAGATCGACGTGGAACGGGCGCGGTTCACCACCGAAAGCTATCGCCAGAGCGAAGGCGAGCCCATGCCCATCCGCCGGGCCAAGATGCTGCTACATCTTGTGCGCTCGCTGTCGATCACGATCGAGCCGGACGAGATCATCGTCGGCAACCGCTCGCTGCGCCCGCGCATGGGCGTCATCGCCCCCGAAGGCGCAGTCGACTGGATCGACCGCGAGCTGGACATCCTGCCCACGCGCCCGCAAGACCGCTTCGAGATCACGCCCGCCCAAATCGATGAGCTGCGCCACGGCATCTTCCCATACTGGCGCGGCAAAACCCTCGAAGACATGGTTGCCAGTCGCGTGCCGGCGGATGTGCGAGTGGCCATGCAGGGCAGAGCCTTCTCGCTCAACCAGACCGACCACGCCCAGGGCCATATCCTGCCCGACGTGGAGACATGGCTGCGGCTGGGGATCGGCGGGCTGCGCGAGAAAGCGCGGCGCGCTGGGGCGATGCGGGGATCGCCCTTCGATGCCGCCGCCCTGATCGCCCTGCAAGCCGCCGAGGAATTCATCCTGCGCTACGCCGACCTCGCCGCCGAACTGGCCCGGACATCCCCCGACCCCGCCCGCGCCGCCGAACTCGAAGGCATGGCCGGCCTCTGCCGCCGGATTTCGGCCCGTCCCCCGCGCACTTTCCACGAAGCCCTGCAAGCGGTGTGGTTCCTGTTCGTGCTGCTGCAAGTCGAATCCAACGCCAGCAGCTTCTCGCCCGGACGCTTCGACCAATACATGCTGCCCTACCTCGAGCGCGACCTGAACGAGGGCCGCTTGACGCTGGCCCAGGCGCAGGAACTGCTCGAATGCCTGTGGCTCAAATTCAACGAGATCGTCCTCCTGCGCAGCAGCCACAGCGCCCGCTACTTCGCCGGTTTCCCCATCGGCTTCAACCTGGTCGTGGGCGGGCAACGGGCCGACGGCGCCGACGCCACCAACCTGCTCAGCACCATGTGTCTGCGGGCGCAGGCCGACCTGGGCCTGACGCAGCCCAACCTGTCGATTCGCGTCCACGCTGGCAGCCCGCAGGAATTTCTGGAAGCCGCCGCCTTCGTCATCGGCAAGGGCAGCGGCATGCCGCAAGTCTTCAACGACGAGGTGATCGTGCCGGGGCAGGTCAACCGCGGTCTGCCGCTGGCCGCGGCGCGGGACTATGCCATCGTCGGCTGCGTCGAACTGTCCACGCCGGGCAAGGCCCTGGGCTGGAGCGACGCCGCCATGTTCAACCTGACGCGGGTGCTGGAACTAACGCTGTTCGGCGGCCGCGACCCGCAGACCGGCGAGCAGATCGGCCTGCCCACACCCTGCCTGGACGACATGCGTTCGTTCGCGGAGCTGGAGGCGGCCTTTGACCGGCAATTGGCGCATTTCGTGGCCCTGATGGTGAAAGGCTGCACCATCGTCGATCGGATCCACGCCGAGGTGCTGCCGTCGCCCTTCCTGTCGTTGGTGATCGATGATTGCCTCGATCGCGGGCTGGATGTGACCGCCGGCGGGGCGCGCTACAACTTTTCGGGTGTGCAGGGCGTGCAGATCGCCAACGTCGCCGACAGCCTGGCTGCGGTCGAGCAAGCCGTGTTCGACGAGCACTGGCTCAGCGCCTCGGATTTGTTGGCGGCCTTGCGCAGCGATTTCGCCGGGCAGGAGGTGCTGCGGCAGCGGTTGATCAACCGGGCGCCCAAGTATGGCAACGACGATGACCGCGTGGATCAGTTCGCCGGGCGCTGGGGCGACCGCTATTGCCAGCTGGTTGAGCAGTATCAGACGATACGCGGCGGCGTGTACCAGCCGGGCTTTTACACCGTGTCGGCGCATGTGCCCATGGGCGCCCATGTGGGGGCCACGCCCGATGGTCGCCACGTCGGCGCGCCGCTGGCCGACGGCGGGTTGTCGCCCACTGCCGGCCGCGACCGCCGCGGCGCCACCGCCGTGCTGCACTCGGTCAGCAAGCTGGATCTGAAGCTGGCCTCCAACGGCACGCTGCTGAACATGAAATTCCTGCCCGCCTTTTTCGATGGCCCGGCGGCGCTGACCAAATTCGCCCAATTGCTGCGCGGCTTCTCGGCGCTGCACATCCCGCACGTGCAGTTCAATGTGGTCGACGCCGCCACCCTGCGCGCGGCTCAAGCCCATCCCGACGAATACCGCTCGCTGGTGGTGCGCGTGGCCGGCTACAGCGCCTATTTCACCGAGCTGGACCAAGATCTTCAGGACGAGATCATCCGGCGCTCGGAGTTTGGCGATGTTTGA
- a CDS encoding Dabb family protein, translating into MLRHVVLFAFRPSSSPEEIAGVCAAFARLPQAIPGIAAFEWGVDVSPEGLQRGFTHCFLLTFATAADRDAYLVHPTHRTFVESVAPYLAQSMVVDYWAQEDTQ; encoded by the coding sequence ATGCTCCGCCACGTCGTGCTCTTCGCATTTCGACCATCCTCGTCGCCGGAGGAAATCGCTGGCGTTTGTGCAGCATTTGCGCGCCTGCCGCAGGCCATCCCCGGTATCGCCGCCTTCGAGTGGGGTGTGGATGTCAGCCCTGAGGGATTGCAGCGCGGCTTCACCCACTGCTTCCTACTGACATTCGCCACGGCTGCGGACCGCGACGCCTATCTCGTGCACCCCACCCATCGAACCTTCGTGGAGAGCGTCGCTCCCTATCTGGCGCAATCGATGGTCGTGGACTACTGGGCTCAAGAAGACACTCAATGA